The sequence TGAAAGCAAGAAGGAGAAGTGACCAGCCAATGGAACAGAGCACAAGATGAATTGCAAActagaagaaggagaaaaacgATTGTAGTTTTACTTATGGTTGTTAACTAAACGACTAGTAGCTTAGCTTAGTTGTAAATAATCTATTAATTAGCACGTGTAAGAGTTAGTTAGAGAATTTGTTAGTTGGTTATTGTAGTTTATTATGTTACTTACTCATATTAGCTGGTATATAAAACTGTGTAATctcttggttaattaattaagctcatttttaccaaaatctaatttttgatAGTAAAAGTGAGAGATTGAATTATCCGGGAAGAAAAGGAGAATGGAAGGAAAAGTGACcgaaatataataatatttaacgcGTTCTAAACTTCTAATCTTCTATTCTGAGTTCTAATCACTGCctgggttgagagagagagagagagagagagagagagagagttgatgATTAGCATACAACCTCAACTTGAAAAATCTCACTTACACGCttaatgtgagagagagagagttgatgATTAGCATACAACCTCAACTTGAAAAATCTCACTTACACGCTTAATGTGATAAGGACCCAAACTTGTAAGATACGTTACAGCATATTACAATACTTCTCCATGTTCAGACTTCTAAATACAATAAGGGATCAAATTTAAGTATCAAACACAAAACAATAGCTTCTAAAAAGTATCATACTGGCATTAGTGATCGATCAAACAAACCTATAATCCTATTAACCCTTAATCCAAAGCTTTCTGGATCTTcgttttaaataacaaaatgtaGAGTTTATCcattgaaaaataaaggaaacaGCCTGTTGAGTGGGTCACAAACGAGCCGAAACTTGAGCCCACGATGCAATGCCAGGCCGGCCCATACACTTTATCGAATTCCTGTGTGAGCATTAAGACAAGTTGTTACTTCTTTTGAGTCTTGTTTATGTTCCAAAGACAAatcttatttatattattataaaccCCACTATTGTGGCATATACTACTAGCATATATGCACATAGTTTAAGAAGACAATTTAGAATATTACACACTACTACTAGTAATTTAGTACATGATTAGCTGAATTATTTGTAGCTGTAGCCAGaggcggcttgatgcatttgggggcctaaggcaaaaattgatcatcttaatttagatgcaaaattactactaattaacatgaactacatagaatttttttttttttttggaatttttaagacaaaaaaaaaatttgacaaaatttttcatacttgttgatgtggtagattgatagtggtaagtaaaacagTGGTATTAGTgatagatttagatgaaaactagtaaaagtttgctaattaaactcttattaatattctttttttttagaagtgcaacattcacaatattttttacaacaaatcctagattttaaactgctttttgttttttatttgaaaatatcactataattatttttttgccatcaacaataggctgtaacaacctgctacttagcattagttgtaaaagtattgtgaaaaatattgtggacgacattgcatttttctctatttttttatttgtttttcatctaataaaaaaattattttatttattgattataaataatcctattggttaaaatttgggggccttttttttacttggagcCTTAGGCGGTGGCATTTCTTGCTCCACCATAGAGCCGGCCCTGGCTGTAGCTGTAGCTGTAGGTTCTTTCTAAACCCATACACATGGGTTGTTGATTCCTCGATCCAGTCCAGTATCTAATAATCTGGACAACCTAGCTATAAGCTAGATCATGTGGTGTGTCTAGACTCTAGTCTAGATTAAATGACCccagaatttaaaaaaagtcTCAGTTTGACTCTATCTTCAGTATCTTGAGATCTTCTGAAGGGTACTGTTGATTAGTGGGGCCCACCAACTAAAGAAAGAGAGATCCATATTCCATGTTCTACTTCTAGCTTTTTGATTTCCATAGCCAagccaaaaaaagaatacagaatgagagagaaagggaaatCACATAGCCAAATGTGAATCATCCACAAAAGAGAAGTTCCAAAAAGAGActccaagaaaaataattgatCACAAGACACCCTTTTGGCCTTGGCATCACTGACACTTATTATAGGTCACTGTTAATAAAGACCAtcaaattttatagtttatttaattGGTATATTATGCTTAAAGTAacaatcccttttttttttttttttttcttcaatggcAAGCAAATTTCTGCTGCTTTATGTTATATAGCATTAGTATGGTATGGACTATATGTTAAGAACATCATGTAATTAAATGTTTGTGAAGATAAAATCTCTGAAACATACATACCTTCTTCATGTTAAAAGCCATGTGTTTAGAGCTGAACTTCTCCAAGCTATCATGAGTACGCCTTGCACAACGAAAGGCATGCACTTGCATGAATTCAGGCATGTCAGAGACCAAGACCTTGACTTGAAGAAATGTTGCCACTGATGCCAAATTGGTTTCAACATGGGAAACTGATTTCCTTGCTTCAACTAATATTTGTCCCACACCTCCAACTCCTCCCTCTATGACTCTCTGGCCACCTTGCTCAATTTCCTTGTTGCACGTTTTCGATTTCCTTGAAAACCAACTTCGTTGAATGGATTTCTTATCCACCACCACAGCTGGTGGTGGTATCATCGGCTTTATATGATTGCCGGTGGTGGACTTATAAATGGACAtgaaacttttcttttgcttctcATGGGAAGCCATTGATGATGCTTCTTAGGCAGTATTGGAAATGGGTTGGTTTTGTTCAATAAGTTGAAGGTACAAAATATATAATGCGTTGAAGATGAAGTGTTTGGAATCATGAGCACAAGGAAGACCCATTAAAATAATGTTGATTAAGAAGTGGGAAAGATAAATTAAATGAGTGAACCATGTGTAACTGCCTATGGTCATGGATAATAAAAAAGGGTGAGTCTTTGCTAGTGAAAGATTTGATATATTTTGTTGTTCCTTCAAAAATAATGGGTTCTTGTGGTTGGAAGAGAGTGATTATTAATATTAGGGAAGCATATATGTCTCCAATAGTTTTGCTTCTGCTAAGCCAGCACAAATGGACCCCTACTCTAGCTGAAGGGCCTGCACCGCCAATTCTTGCTATGGTACCTAACAAATGGGTCCTTGTCATTATAATACTCCTTGTTTTCAAGTCATGcagaataaaaaaagagaattgaTTAAGAGAAAAATTCTTTGTCAAGTGCCAACCAATAAGTTTGTGatagaacttaaaaaataaaaaataaaataaaagaagaagaagaatattgaATTATGATGGTGGTTATGTTAGTTTCAGGAACATGGTGAAATGGACAGGTAAGTTTGTGTACGtgttaaaaattgaataatCTCCGGCTTAGAATGATTTGTgctaaaataatgaataatctCTACTTGGATGGGTGTATGACTCAGTACTCTTGGTAAagtttaattgatattttttgggATATACCTCGATCCCGTAGGATCGTTTTATACCTGCTATGTATGATAAATTAAACaaggaaaaatgaagaaaaaaaaattatgagactAACATTGGTATCAACTATCAAGTACCTTTCaattttattcatcaaaaagtaccttcaaatttttttttcagaaacaaGTACCTTCAATTAATTGTAGACAATAGACTCCGTTTTctaattatatgatttataaccttctcaaaaaaaaaaaaagatttataaacggataaattaccaattaacATCCAATTGAAAccccacccccctcccccccacccaaaaaaaaaagaaaaaaagaagaagaaaccaacgagataatttattataattttattgtcaAGTCAATCAAATTTTAGTCATGTCTAACGTATAATAATTAATTCTTACTCAGATCTaacttataataattaaatgaaataggagcttttaccatttttttttatcaaggaGGTTTTACCATATACCACATATTCTTACGCTTAGGTATTATATTACTACAATACaatattaaaaattcatttgaCTAAATTAAGTGAATAAAACTCTGTTTAgcattaaattaattagtacATGTTTCACACCTCCTTTAAGTTAGGGTTCAACACGTGAATTTACATATGAGTAATATTACCagcacaaactattttataatatttttacaaaatgttgatgtagccaatttcttattggttttcatctaggcttactattaatatcatttttttcatttaccaataattactcaacacatcagcaatttgtaattttttttataaaataatttgtatctctagtatTATTCTTTACATATAGGTAAAAGTTTCAATAACACCCAAATTTGTAAGTAAGCAAAGATGATTAATTGTATAGTAAAGTAAGAAGTAAGAATACCTCAAAAGTCAAATATTCATAGTACTTCAATGACTAAGATTGTAACATTGTgtatgtgataaaaaaaaaaaatagtgtataGAATCAactctaaaaattgattttgcatCGATTGTTAAGCAGTCTATGCCCTAAATCTTTTAAATTAATCTTGTTCCTTTTGCTTGTAGAAGTTAGTGCTAATTGTAGGTCAATTGCTTGTTCCATTTGTATGAAAAGAGAGAGCTTTTCCTAGAGAAAAACCAGGTTCCCATCTTTCTTTTCCATCTCTTGATTGTATTGATAGAGATTCTGTAAACACCTTCCTCATCCACAAACATAGACTTTGTGAGTGAGAGAATGGCAttggaaacatgagaaaccatATCCATATCCATATCCAAATCCAAGTCATTTGGTGGCTTTCCGTTGGTAGCTCAACGGTGGTGACTCCAGGAAGCTAGGTGAAGAAAAGACTAATGGAGTTGGTTGCTAGCTGGAGCTTGGAAGGCTCAAGTACACATGGAGATATAGGCTTGGAGGATTTATAGTCATCCATGTACTGCAAAGTCTGCAACTATTCATTCTAGTCAAGTTTTCCGACGGGTGgtcggtggagaggtttttacACTCGGAGCTCGGGTTTTCCTCTTCCACAACACTTTGTGGTGTTGTGTATGGTTTGCCTTATTGTTCTTTATTTCCTTTATCTTTCTATATTGCCATGTTTGTGTAGTGTTGTTAGTTTGGAAATTTCCTAAATCACTTACACTTGGACTATATTGTTTAGTTTAGTGTTAAAATCAACTTAGCCGTAAAACTTTGTATTAAAGGTAAATATTGTGTTAGGGTGTTTTAGCATATTTCAATGTTTAAGGACATTGTTCTTGTCCTGAAACTTAATTCAATTTGGACCAATGATATCAATGGCACACATTTTACATTCATTTAGATTACATTTAACTGAAGGTTATATTGGGAAACTTTTTCCAATTCCTATGGGTCCCAATtagttatttttaataataatttaaggCTATGGTTCCTGCAACAATCTAGGATCCATATATGGTCCTTTGTAGACCAAAAATTTTGTCCACTTTTACCCaaacctccccccccccccccccaacacacaagaatttagttttttaacaaaataaatgctatatttatatttaatattttaatttaaccTTAAGAAAACTTATATTTGACCcctcaaaaactaaaattagcctaagtttttgtttttttattatttgcaaaactaattgattttttagttACAACGATATTGGGCACAAAAGAAAcgtattttttatttgatttgtagATTATGAAAAGGTCG is a genomic window of Quercus lobata isolate SW786 chromosome 2, ValleyOak3.0 Primary Assembly, whole genome shotgun sequence containing:
- the LOC115974400 gene encoding uncharacterized protein LOC115974400, with protein sequence MASHEKQKKSFMSIYKSTTGNHIKPMIPPPAVVVDKKSIQRSWFSRKSKTCNKEIEQGGQRVIEGGVGGVGQILVEARKSVSHVETNLASVATFLQVKVLVSDMPEFMQVHAFRCARRTHDSLEKFSSKHMAFNMKKEFDKVYGPAWHCIVGSSFGSFVTHSTGCFLYFSMDKLYILLFKTKIQKALD